The Melopsittacus undulatus isolate bMelUnd1 chromosome 12, bMelUnd1.mat.Z, whole genome shotgun sequence genome has a segment encoding these proteins:
- the LOC101881735 gene encoding P2X purinoceptor 6 → MLGAPCRGLLDYKTTKFALTRNWRVGLLHRLLQLGVLGYLLGWVLLVRKGYQDTDRAPRASVFTKLKGAAAAEVKGAGRRLWDAADYARPPQGGNVLFLVTNFIATAGQAQGTCPESPSVPAGMCTGDADCTMGEPVVHGNGIKTGKCVMFNTTHSTCEIYGWCPVENNTLSRKPLLAEAENFTLFIRNTVHFTKFNFSRCNVLQTNDPYYFKSCTYDPSLSPSCPIFRVHDMVEAAGETFGDLALLGGSIGVRIEWNCDLDRPATHCQPQYSFSLQDRRYNFRTASYYWDSQRRLYRTLLKLYGIRFDISVHGQAGKFSIIPAAVSFGTGVAFFGAATVVCDLVLLYLDAKADFYWKEKFEEANPPKGKSEAAA, encoded by the exons ATGCTGGGTGCGCCGTGCCGCGGGCTGCTGGACTACAAGACGACGAAGTTCGCGCTGACGCGGAACTGGCGGGTCGGGCTGCTGCACCGCCTGCTCCAGCTCGGCGTGCTGGGCTACCTGCTCGG gtgggtgctgctggtgcgCAAGGGCTACCAGGACACAGACCGAGCCCCCCGCGCCTCTGTCTTCACCAAGCTGAAGGGGGCGGCGGCCGCCGAGGTGAAGGGCGCGGGCCGGCGGCTGTGGGACGCGGCGGACTACGCCCGACCCCCACAG GGAGGGAACGTGCTTTTCCTGGTGACCAACTTCATCGCTACTGCCGGGCAAGCGCAGGGCACCTGCCCCGAG AGCCCCTCTGTTCCTGCTGGGATGTGCACAGGAGATGCAGACTGTACCATGGGAGAGCCAGTGGTTCATGGCAATG GGATAAAAACTGGGAAATGTGTCATGTTCAACACCACACATTCCACCTGTGAGATCTATGGCTGGTGTCCTGTGGAGAACAACACCCTGTCCAG GAAACCTCTTCTGGCTGAGGCAGAGAATTTCACTCTTTTCATAAGAAATACTGTCCACTTCACCAAATTCAACTTCTCCAG ATGCAATGTTCTGCAAACCAATGACCCGTACTATTTCAAGAGCTGCACATATGACCCATCTctcagcccctcctgccccatcttCCGTGTGCATGACATGGTGGAGGCAGCTGGAGAGACCTTTGGAGACCTCGCACTGCTG GGAGGGAGCATCGGAGTTCGCATTGAGTGGAACTGTGACCTGGATCGCCCCGCAACCCACTGCCAGCCTCAGTACTCCTTCAGCCTGCAGGACAGGAGGTACAATTTCAG AACTGCCTCCTACTACTGGGACTCCCAGCGACGGCTCTACCGGACCCTGCTCAAGCTCTATGGGATCCGCTTTGATATCTCCGTGCACGGGCAG GCTGGGAAATTCAGCAtaattcctgctgctgtgagctTTGGCACTGGCGTTGCATTCTTTGGTGCT GCCACGGTGGTCTGTGACCTGGTTCTGCTCTACCTGGATGCAAAGGCTGACTTCTATTGGAAGGAGAAGTTTGAGGAG GCAAACCCCCCCAAAGGTAAGAGTGAAGCTGCAGCTTAG
- the LOC101881562 gene encoding transmembrane protein 17B-like has product MAAHTPLPRNLRRGLVAFSGSLFSDNKTQDSGAAQRCSPAHELLASLPLQMMLYFNACYFPVWCLAEGMMLQLKYHLLPGYYQFLLVTTFLILLLVEGSRLYLGYMGNLQEKVPELAGFLLLSFLIQLPLLLFLLTDSKVLCLPLELAVHSLLLAFLLAEIVTAFLVLRTMSKQLAAQFYLRQWEEGSRGLPGQAAREGPCCKTPPVHAVSPCREQH; this is encoded by the exons ATGGCTGCGCACACGCCGCTGCCCCGCAACCTCCGCCGGGGCTTGGTGGCCTTCAGCGGCTCCCTCTTCAGCGACAACAAGACGCAGGACAGCGGCGCTGCCCAGAGGTGCAGCCCAG CCCATGAGCTGCTGGCCAGCCTGCCCCTCCAGATGATGCTCTATTTCAACGCCTGCTACTTCCCGGTGTGGTGCCTGGCAGAGGGGATGATGCTACAGCTGAAG TATCACCTCCTGCCTGGCTACTACCAGTTCCTGCTGGTCACCACCTTCCTCATCCTCTTGCTGGTTGAGGGCTCCCGCCTTTACCTGGGCTACATGGGGAACCTACAGGAGAAG gtgcCTGAGCTGGCCGGGttcctcctgctctccttcctGATCCAGCTCCcactcctgctcttcctgctgaCGGACAGCAAGGTCCTGTGCCTGCCATTGGAGCTGGCCGTGCACAGCCTGCTCCTGGCCTTCCTCCTGGCCGAGATCGTGACTGCCTTCCTGGTGCTGCGCACCATGAGCAAGCAGCTGGCGGCACAGTTCTACCTGCGGCAGTGGGAGGAGGGCAGCCGGGGTCTGCCAGGGCAGGCAGCCAGGGAAGGACCCTGCTGCAAGACTCCCCCAGTCCACGCTGTCAgcccctgcagggagcagcattAA